Within the Leptospira noumeaensis genome, the region TTGTATATTCTGGAAAATTATGAATCAGACAGTAAATATCTCTTTCGAAAAGGCACTTTTAAAAGAAATCGATAAAATTGCAAAAAGAGAACATAGATCCAGATCTGAATTAATTCGTGAAGCTGCAAGGGCTTACATTGAGAAAAAATCTAAGTGGCAAGCTATCTTCGATTTCGGCACCAAATCAGTTGAAAAATCAAATCTTACAGAAGCAGACATTTTAGGAGAAATTAAAGCTGTTAGAAGAAATAGAAAAGCTTCTTAATGCTTAAAGTTCTCTTAGATACAAACATTTACATTTCTGCGATTTTATTTAATGGAAAACCTAAACTAGTTCTACAAGATTTAATCGAAGAAGTTTTTGTTGGGTATATTTCAA harbors:
- a CDS encoding CopG family ribbon-helix-helix protein; the protein is MNQTVNISFEKALLKEIDKIAKREHRSRSELIREAARAYIEKKSKWQAIFDFGTKSVEKSNLTEADILGEIKAVRRNRKAS